A single region of the Gemella sp. zg-570 genome encodes:
- a CDS encoding dihydroorotase yields the protein MILLKNGKILENGKLVKKDILIDGKYIKEIADEINESSEKIYDLNGKFISPGFIDVHVHWREPGFSYKETIYQASRAAARGGFTTAMPMPNLNPVPDSYENLKQQLDIIEKDSVIRAIPYGAITKGELGQDYAEFEELNDYVFAFSDDGRGVQDANMMYQSMKIAAKLNKAIVAHCEDNSLILGGCMHCGKRSKELGQKGIPSVCESVQIARDVLLAEAAGCHYHVCHVSTKESVRVIRDTKLAGIKVTCEVCPHHLISDENDIPEAIGMWKMNPPLRASEDRQALIAGVLDGTIDIIATDHAPHAPHEKEVPMAESAFGIVGSETAFSQLYTYFVKTGIFTLEQLVDMMSSKVARTFDLPYGKLEANELADLVVIDLERKEKINPDKFLSKGRNTPYTNQEIYGIPELTFVAGKIAYCDEEIFK from the coding sequence ATGATACTTTTAAAAAACGGAAAAATATTAGAAAATGGGAAATTAGTAAAAAAAGATATTCTTATTGACGGAAAATATATAAAAGAAATTGCAGATGAAATTAATGAAAGTTCAGAAAAAATTTATGACCTAAACGGAAAATTTATTTCACCAGGTTTTATTGATGTTCATGTTCATTGGCGAGAACCGGGTTTTTCTTATAAAGAAACAATATACCAAGCATCAAGAGCAGCCGCAAGAGGTGGATTTACAACAGCCATGCCTATGCCAAATCTAAATCCAGTTCCAGATAGTTACGAAAACCTAAAACAGCAATTAGATATTATAGAAAAAGATAGTGTAATCAGAGCCATACCTTACGGAGCAATTACCAAGGGGGAGTTGGGTCAAGACTATGCAGAATTTGAAGAATTAAATGATTATGTTTTTGCATTTTCTGATGATGGTCGTGGAGTTCAAGATGCAAATATGATGTACCAATCAATGAAAATTGCAGCCAAGTTAAACAAGGCGATAGTTGCTCACTGTGAAGATAATTCTTTAATACTGGGTGGTTGTATGCATTGTGGTAAGAGAAGTAAAGAATTAGGGCAAAAAGGTATTCCATCTGTTTGTGAATCTGTGCAGATAGCTAGAGATGTTTTACTAGCAGAAGCGGCAGGTTGCCATTACCATGTTTGCCATGTATCAACAAAAGAGTCTGTTAGGGTAATAAGAGATACTAAGTTAGCCGGAATAAAAGTTACTTGTGAAGTTTGTCCTCACCATTTAATCAGCGATGAAAATGATATTCCTGAAGCAATAGGAATGTGGAAGATGAATCCACCTCTAAGAGCTAGCGAAGATAGACAAGCATTAATTGCTGGAGTTTTGGACGGGACGATAGATATTATAGCAACAGACCATGCACCACATGCACCACATGAAAAAGAAGTTCCGATGGCAGAGTCAGCATTTGGAATTGTCGGTTCTGAAACAGCCTTTTCTCAACTTTATACTTACTTTGTAAAAACGGGAATTTTCACTTTGGAACAACTTGTAGATATGATGTCTAGCAAGGTGGCAAGAACATTTGATTTACCTTATGGGAAATTAGAAGCTAATGAACTAGCTGATTTAGTCGTAATAGATTTAGAACGTAAAGAAAAAATTAACCCAGATAAATTCTTATCAAAAGGACGCAACACGCCATATACAAATCAAGAAATTTATGGCATACCTGAACTAACATTTGTAGCTGGGAAAATAGCTTACTGTGATGAAGAAATTTTTAAATAA
- a CDS encoding NAD(P)H-dependent oxidoreductase, with product MFGLNRKLAELEAKGEKIRVTLVGAGQMGNGMVSQMATMKGMEATIVVDINIENAKKAFTDSGVDPSQIVEVNNVEEANAAIAGGKRVVCKDFLIGCKAEKIQAVVDATGGVALGAEIAFNTILNKKHIVMLNAETDCVVGPILKKLADDAGVIFTGSAGDEPGAVMELYDFADAMGFEVRVIGKGKNNPLDFDANPDSVREDALRRGANPHMITSFKEGTKTMVEMALMCNATGMVPDVRGAHGIVSDVKDLPQKFSLKEEGGVLNKYGVVDFVNGIAPGVFAIVAHKLPSVNHEMKYVSMGDGPNYVLYRPYHLCSLETPLSVAMAVLENKPTIVPKAGLVAEVLTVAKKDLKAGEYMDGYGAYTCYGLIDTYENAKEMNAVPLGLVDKKTKVLKDIKKGEIITYDMVEIDKSTTLYHLRQLQEKLF from the coding sequence ATGTTTGGTTTAAATAGAAAATTAGCTGAACTAGAAGCTAAGGGAGAAAAAATTCGTGTTACTCTAGTTGGTGCAGGTCAAATGGGTAACGGTATGGTTAGTCAAATGGCAACTATGAAAGGTATGGAAGCTACAATAGTTGTAGATATAAATATAGAAAATGCTAAAAAAGCATTCACTGATTCTGGAGTTGACCCAAGTCAAATAGTAGAAGTAAATAATGTAGAAGAAGCTAATGCAGCTATTGCAGGCGGAAAACGTGTTGTTTGTAAAGATTTCTTAATTGGATGCAAGGCTGAAAAAATTCAAGCAGTTGTCGACGCAACTGGTGGGGTTGCTCTTGGAGCTGAAATAGCATTTAATACTATTCTTAATAAAAAACATATCGTAATGTTAAATGCTGAAACTGATTGTGTTGTTGGACCAATACTGAAAAAATTAGCTGACGACGCTGGAGTTATTTTTACAGGTTCTGCCGGTGATGAACCAGGTGCTGTAATGGAATTATATGATTTTGCAGACGCAATGGGATTTGAAGTTCGTGTAATTGGTAAAGGAAAAAATAATCCCCTAGACTTTGACGCAAATCCAGATTCAGTAAGAGAAGATGCCCTAAGAAGAGGGGCAAACCCACACATGATTACTTCATTTAAAGAAGGAACTAAAACAATGGTGGAGATGGCTTTAATGTGTAATGCTACTGGAATGGTACCAGATGTTCGTGGTGCTCACGGTATCGTATCTGACGTTAAAGACCTACCACAAAAATTCTCACTGAAAGAAGAAGGTGGAGTATTAAATAAATACGGAGTTGTAGATTTTGTAAATGGTATTGCTCCTGGAGTTTTTGCAATAGTTGCCCACAAATTACCATCAGTTAATCATGAAATGAAATATGTAAGTATGGGAGATGGACCTAACTATGTACTCTATAGACCATATCATCTTTGTTCATTAGAAACTCCGCTATCAGTTGCAATGGCAGTTTTAGAAAATAAACCAACTATTGTTCCTAAGGCTGGACTAGTTGCAGAAGTTCTTACTGTTGCTAAAAAAGATTTAAAAGCTGGAGAATACATGGACGGATACGGAGCATACACTTGCTACGGTTTAATAGATACATACGAAAATGCAAAAGAAATGAATGCAGTACCTCTTGGTTTAGTTGACAAGAAAACAAAAGTTCTTAAAGATATTAAAAAAGGTGAAATCATAACTTATGATATGGTAGAAATAGATAAGTCTACTACTCTATACCACCTAAGACAACTACAAGAAAAATTATTTTAA
- the pyrR gene encoding bifunctional pyr operon transcriptional regulator/uracil phosphoribosyltransferase PyrR codes for MKKRILFDEDTMSRMISRLAHEILEKGYEVNSLVLVGIKTRGVFLAKRLKEKIKAIDGVNVAIETLDITFYRDDLEKDFSEPKVKNTNFKLDLTNKIVVIVDDVLYTGRTVRAAIDAIMDVARPKAIRLAILVDRGHRELPIRADYVGKNIPTSSRENIKVQLKEVDDKDMVVLIT; via the coding sequence ATGAAGAAGAGAATTTTATTCGATGAAGATACAATGTCAAGAATGATTAGCCGCCTTGCCCACGAAATTTTGGAAAAAGGTTATGAAGTAAATAGTCTTGTTTTGGTTGGAATAAAAACTCGTGGTGTTTTTCTTGCCAAACGCTTAAAAGAAAAAATAAAAGCTATTGACGGAGTTAATGTTGCTATTGAAACTTTGGATATAACTTTTTATCGTGATGATTTGGAAAAAGATTTTAGTGAACCTAAGGTTAAGAATACAAATTTCAAACTTGACTTAACTAATAAAATAGTAGTTATAGTTGATGATGTATTATATACGGGTCGTACTGTTCGTGCAGCGATAGATGCAATAATGGATGTAGCTCGCCCAAAGGCTATTCGTTTAGCCATACTTGTTGACAGAGGTCATAGGGAGCTACCAATTCGTGCAGACTATGTAGGGAAAAATATTCCTACTTCAAGCAGAGAAAATATAAAAGTACAACTAAAAGAAGTTGATGACAAAGATATGGTTGTACTCATAACTTAA
- a CDS encoding PTS glucitol/sorbitol transporter subunit IIB, with amino-acid sequence MAKEVLIQKGPSGWGGPLRIRKEEGKDVILSMTSAGIEPVTEKLAELLDCRIVDGFKTGVDDSEILVAVIDCGGTARCGVYPKKNIFTVNVKPTGKTGPLAQFITEELYVSAVGLEQITVTDGADAPAPKKAVVSNTGVKKPENYDEIKRQAKEQVSGSFIMKLGQGVGNVVAKFYEAGRETINVVIGSVLPFMAFVSMLMGLILASGLGDLIAKGISPFIGNIFGLVGISIICAIPLLSPILGPGAVIAQVVGTLIGTQIGLGVIPAYLALPALFAINSQVGCDFVPVGLSLGEAEAETIEHGVPALFYSRLITGPLSVVIAYAAALLFL; translated from the coding sequence ATGGCGAAAGAAGTTTTAATTCAAAAAGGTCCTTCTGGTTGGGGAGGTCCACTTAGAATAAGAAAAGAAGAAGGAAAAGATGTAATTTTATCTATGACTTCAGCAGGTATTGAACCTGTAACAGAAAAATTAGCAGAATTGTTAGATTGTAGAATAGTTGATGGTTTTAAAACTGGAGTTGATGATAGTGAAATTTTAGTAGCTGTTATTGATTGTGGAGGAACTGCAAGATGTGGTGTTTATCCTAAGAAAAATATTTTTACAGTTAACGTAAAACCAACTGGAAAAACTGGACCACTAGCTCAATTTATTACAGAAGAGCTTTACGTTTCAGCTGTTGGTCTTGAACAAATTACAGTAACTGACGGAGCAGATGCACCAGCTCCTAAAAAAGCAGTTGTGAGTAATACAGGAGTTAAAAAACCTGAAAATTATGATGAAATTAAACGTCAAGCTAAAGAACAAGTTAGTGGAAGTTTTATTATGAAACTTGGTCAAGGAGTAGGAAATGTTGTCGCTAAATTTTATGAAGCTGGACGTGAAACTATAAATGTTGTAATCGGAAGTGTTTTACCGTTTATGGCTTTTGTAAGTATGCTTATGGGACTAATACTAGCATCTGGACTTGGTGATTTAATTGCAAAAGGAATATCACCATTTATTGGAAATATTTTTGGTCTAGTTGGAATTTCAATTATCTGTGCTATTCCATTACTATCTCCAATATTAGGACCAGGTGCAGTTATTGCTCAAGTAGTTGGTACTCTTATCGGTACACAAATTGGTTTAGGAGTTATTCCAGCTTACCTAGCCTTACCAGCACTATTTGCTATCAATTCACAAGTAGGTTGTGATTTCGTACCAGTAGGTTTAAGTTTGGGAGAAGCAGAAGCAGAAACAATCGAACATGGGGTTCCAGCTCTATTCTACTCAAGATTAATAACTGGACCACTGTCAGTAGTAATTGCTTATGCAGCAGCTTTATTATTCTTATAA
- a CDS encoding PTS glucitol/sorbitol transporter subunit IIC gives MLDKITHGIEAFIGLFKAGGETFVGLVTGILPTLIVLMVAINSIIKIIGESRVDRFAQKISKYSFARYLVLPFLGVFCLANPMCYTFGRFLKEEHKPGYYDAAVSFVHPITGLFPHANPGELFVWLGISAGLTTLGQSTTKLALVYLLTGLVVIFIRGMVTEKIYKYLASKSKK, from the coding sequence ATGTTAGATAAAATCACACATGGTATAGAAGCTTTTATAGGTCTTTTTAAAGCTGGTGGTGAAACTTTTGTAGGTTTAGTTACAGGAATTTTACCAACTTTAATAGTACTTATGGTTGCTATTAATTCTATTATTAAAATTATTGGTGAATCTCGTGTTGATAGATTTGCTCAAAAAATATCAAAATATTCATTTGCACGCTATTTGGTTTTACCATTTTTAGGAGTTTTCTGTTTAGCTAACCCTATGTGCTACACATTTGGTAGATTTTTAAAAGAAGAACACAAGCCAGGTTACTACGACGCTGCTGTATCTTTTGTACATCCAATAACTGGATTATTCCCACATGCAAATCCTGGAGAACTTTTTGTATGGTTGGGTATTTCAGCAGGACTTACAACTCTAGGGCAGTCAACTACTAAATTAGCCCTAGTATACTTATTAACAGGATTAGTTGTAATCTTTATTAGAGGAATGGTAACAGAAAAAATTTACAAATATTTAGCAAGTAAATCTAAAAAATAA
- a CDS encoding aspartate carbamoyltransferase catalytic subunit, whose amino-acid sequence MPKNLVAMSDLSNEEVYELIRRGLELKNGAKPLAREDLFVGNLFFENSTRTKHSFEVAEHKLKLNVINFETSTSSINKGESLYDTCKTLEMIDCKILVIRHPEREYYKNLRKLNIPIVSGGDGSGEHPSQCLLDLMTMYERFGKIEGLNVVIVGDIKNSRVARSNYNILTRLGAKVNFVCPEVFVDKTLGQVVDFDEIISQVDVCMLLRVQHERHDGQVIFDKESYHTGYGLTLERYKKLKDGVIIMHPAPVNRGVEIADELVEAEKSLIFEQMKNGMYVRQAILEKIIRDNNL is encoded by the coding sequence ATGCCAAAAAATTTAGTAGCCATGTCTGATTTATCAAATGAAGAAGTTTACGAATTAATAAGGAGGGGGTTGGAATTAAAAAATGGGGCTAAGCCTCTAGCAAGAGAAGATTTATTTGTTGGGAATTTATTTTTTGAAAATTCAACTAGAACAAAACATAGTTTTGAAGTTGCAGAACATAAATTAAAGTTAAATGTTATTAATTTTGAAACTTCAACATCTTCAATCAATAAGGGAGAAAGTTTATATGATACTTGCAAAACTTTGGAAATGATAGATTGTAAAATTTTGGTAATTAGACACCCAGAACGTGAGTATTATAAAAATTTAAGAAAATTAAACATTCCTATTGTATCTGGTGGGGATGGTAGCGGTGAACATCCGAGCCAGTGTTTACTAGACCTGATGACCATGTATGAACGTTTTGGAAAAATTGAAGGCTTGAATGTTGTGATAGTGGGTGATATAAAAAATTCCAGAGTAGCCCGTTCAAATTATAATATTTTAACTAGGCTTGGGGCAAAAGTAAATTTTGTATGCCCAGAAGTTTTTGTCGATAAGACGCTAGGTCAAGTAGTAGACTTTGATGAAATAATTTCTCAAGTAGATGTTTGTATGTTGCTAAGAGTGCAACACGAACGCCATGACGGACAAGTAATATTCGATAAAGAAAGTTACCACACAGGTTACGGCCTAACGCTTGAAAGATATAAAAAATTAAAAGATGGTGTAATAATAATGCACCCGGCTCCAGTAAACAGGGGAGTAGAAATAGCTGATGAACTTGTAGAAGCAGAAAAATCATTAATATTTGAACAGATGAAAAATGGTATGTATGTTCGCCAAGCTATTTTAGAAAAAATAATAAGAGATAATAATTTATAA
- a CDS encoding PTS glucitol/sorbitol transporter subunit IIA codes for MKYNSEVVNIGGEALSLYEGIKSLILFNDSVLDESLKDIALVHKSSQLLEDIAVGDEIRIGENELYVTAVGDVALETFKNIGHLTMRFTGSGEVNLPGEIAVFGELKNIKIGDKFTIK; via the coding sequence ATGAAATATAATTCTGAAGTGGTTAATATCGGAGGTGAGGCTCTATCATTATATGAAGGAATTAAAAGTTTAATTCTATTTAATGACAGTGTCCTAGATGAATCACTCAAAGATATTGCCTTAGTTCACAAGTCATCTCAACTATTAGAAGATATAGCTGTCGGTGATGAAATAAGAATTGGCGAAAATGAATTATACGTTACTGCTGTCGGTGATGTCGCACTAGAAACTTTTAAAAATATCGGTCATTTAACTATGCGTTTTACAGGAAGTGGTGAAGTTAATTTACCAGGAGAGATAGCAGTCTTTGGCGAACTAAAAAATATTAAAATCGGAGATAAATTTACTATTAAATAA
- the carA gene encoding glutamine-hydrolyzing carbamoyl-phosphate synthase small subunit — protein MYKQDRQLILEDGTIYKGYGFGAETEMKGEVVFNTAMTGYQETLSDPSYNGQIVTFTYPLIGNYGINRDDYETINPTIKGMVVREICQKPSNFRQEFTLDEVLKELDIPGIAGIDTRSLTRKIREAGTIKGVITTIEKNSDEVLAELRSTDLPTDQINQVSTKKSFMSSGRGYRVVLLDCGAKSGIVRELNARDCDIIVMPHNSTAKEILRQKPDGIMLSNGPGDPTDVPETIETIKDLIPQVPIFGICMGHQLIALASGAKTYKLKFGHRGANQPVKNILTGRVDITSQNHGYAVDIESLKDTDLEVTHIAVNDGTCEGVRHKKYPVFSVQYHPEASPGPHDPNYLFDEFINNMKNFKESNK, from the coding sequence ATGTATAAGCAAGATAGACAATTAATATTAGAAGATGGAACGATATATAAGGGTTATGGATTTGGTGCCGAAACAGAAATGAAAGGTGAAGTAGTTTTTAATACTGCCATGACCGGTTATCAAGAAACTTTATCTGACCCTTCATACAATGGACAAATTGTAACATTCACATATCCATTAATTGGTAATTACGGAATAAATAGAGATGATTATGAAACTATCAATCCGACAATAAAAGGAATGGTTGTAAGAGAAATTTGTCAAAAGCCCTCAAACTTCCGCCAAGAATTTACTTTAGATGAAGTTTTAAAAGAATTAGACATACCTGGTATTGCAGGAATTGATACTAGAAGTTTAACAAGAAAAATCAGGGAAGCAGGAACTATAAAAGGGGTAATCACAACAATAGAAAAAAATAGTGATGAAGTTTTAGCTGAATTACGTTCTACGGATTTACCAACAGACCAAATAAACCAAGTTTCTACAAAAAAATCATTCATGTCTTCTGGTAGAGGATACAGGGTTGTACTTCTTGATTGTGGAGCAAAATCTGGGATAGTAAGAGAACTAAACGCAAGAGATTGTGATATTATAGTCATGCCTCACAACTCTACTGCTAAAGAAATTTTACGTCAAAAACCAGACGGTATAATGTTAAGTAATGGACCAGGCGACCCAACTGATGTACCAGAAACAATAGAAACAATAAAAGACTTAATACCACAAGTTCCTATTTTTGGAATTTGTATGGGACATCAACTTATAGCCCTAGCGAGTGGAGCAAAAACTTATAAACTAAAATTTGGGCATAGGGGAGCTAACCAACCAGTAAAAAATATTTTGACTGGTAGGGTTGATATAACTTCTCAAAATCACGGTTACGCAGTTGATATAGAATCATTAAAAGATACGGACTTAGAAGTAACTCACATAGCCGTTAATGACGGAACGTGTGAGGGAGTTAGACACAAAAAATATCCAGTCTTTTCAGTTCAATATCACCCAGAAGCATCACCGGGACCACACGACCCAAATTATTTATTTGATGAATTTATAAATAATATGAAAAATTTTAAAGAAAGTAATAAGTAA